Below is a genomic region from Halobacterium sp. CBA1132.
TCCGGCGGTACGGCTCCAATCCGACCGCGCTGGACTCGGACGCCGACGGGATTCCCGACGGCGAGGAAGTCCTGCGCGGCACCGACCCCACGTCCCCGAACGACGACGCGCAGAACCCCGCGGTCGCGGCCGGCACGGGCGCGTTCGACTGGTCGGTGTACTACCCACTGGGACAGCTCTCGCACGCATCCACATGACGCCGAGAACCCTCCTCGTCGCCGCACTCGTGGTGCTCGCTGCGGCCACCGCCGGGGTCGCCGCTGGTGCCGCCGGGCCGGCGACCGCCGCGGAGACAGGGCCGACGTACGTCGACGGTGACGTGACCGAGAACACGACGTGGACCGCCGAGAACGGCCCGTACTACGTGGGCCGCGACCTGACCGTCGCCGGGGACGCGACGCTCACTGTCGAACCCGGTACGCGAGTCAACGTCGGCGAGGAAGTCACGATAACCGTCCGGGGGAGCCTCGTGGCGGCCGGAACCGGACTCGACCCGATTCAGTTCACGACCGCCGACCCATCCTCGGGCCCGGGGACGTGGCAGACCATCGAGTACGCCGGCGACGGCGACTCCACGCTCCGGTTGGAACACACCATCCTCGAACACGCCACGACCGCGGTGACGGCGACGTCGAGCGCGGGGTCGATTCGCGTCGCCGACTCGACGGTCCGCGAGCACGTCCGCGACGGTCTCGCCGTCACGGCCCGAGAGGGAGCGCCGTCGATTCGGATTACGGACTCGCGGTTCGCCGACGTCGGCCGCGCGGGCGTCACCGCCGCGGTTCCCGAGACCGTGCCGTACGTGGATGCCGTGCGCGACCTCCGGGTCTCCGGGACGACGTTCGCGAACACCGGCACGAACGGCGTTCGCGTGCGAGCGAGAGCGATTTCGGACGTCAAACTGACCGACGTCACCGTCGCCGGCGTCTCGGGCACCGGCGTTGCCTTCGAGACCGAGTCGACGGACGCGCGCCCGAAGGCGACGAACGACCACACCGTCGAGGACGTGACGCTCCGCCGCGTCGCCGTCGAGAACGTCGGCGGCAACGGCGTCGTGTTCCAGGGCGGCGCGCTCGAAGACGTACTCGTCTCGGAGAGCGAGGTCCGGGCCGCGTCCGGGAGCGGCGTTCGTGTGCACGGGGCGACCGACGCCGACCGCGTGCGCTTCGCCCGCAACACCGTCGTCGACTCCCGGGACGGACTGCGCGTCTCGCTCCGTCGAACGTCCGGGAGCATCCAGCACGTCTCGCTCGCCGTCCAGCACAACGAGTTCTCGCGCAACGACCAGTACGGTATCGACGCCAGCGCCGAGTACGTCTTCGTCGACGCCTTCGACGTGCGGAACAACACGCTCTCCGGGAACGGCGCCGGCGGCGCGAGGTTCGGCACCCAGCAGGTCGACAACACGGTGTTCGCGGACAACGTCGTGCGCGAGAACGACGGCCCCGGTGTCGCCGTCTCCGCGGTCCGGGTGCGCGGCGTGACTGTTCTCCGGAACCGCCTCGTCGACAACGCCGGCGACGGGCTCTCTGTCGACGCTCACGACCTGCTCGGCGGCGTGACTGTCGGCTTCAACGACGCGCTCGACAACGGCGAGTTCGGCGTCGATGTCGCAGGCCAGCGCGCGGGCACCACCACCGTCGTCCACAACAATACGATTGCGGCGAACGCCAACGGCGTGCGCGTCGCCGGCCCGACACCCACGCGGCTGGCGAACAACTCCGTGGTGCTGAACACGGCCGACCGGGAGCGCGCGGACGGCGGCCGCGACGCCGCCGCAGCGACCGGCGTCGTCGTCGAGAACGCCCCGAACGTCGAACTCGGCCACAACGACATCTACGGCCACATCGTCGGACTACGGAGCGCGCTCGACACCGGCGAAGTCGTCGTCGCCGAACACAACTACTGGGGCGCCCCCTCGGGCCCGTACCACGAGACGCTCAACCCCGGTGGCGCCGGCGACGCGGTCGTCACCGACGGCGGGAAGGCCGACCCCGTCCCGTTCGCCAGCGAGCCGTTCGGCCCGCGCTACGAGCGCCCGACCGCGGCGCTCGTCGCCAACGAGACGACCGTTCGAGTCGGCGACCCCGTCGAACTCGCGGGCCGCCAATCCACCGACGACGGCGACATCGAAGTCTACGAGTTCACCGTCGCCGGCGAGCGCCACGTCGGCTCCTCGCCGACGTACGTGACCAGATTCGACGAACCTGGTACGTACGCGGTCTCGCTTGCCGTCGAGGACGAACTCGGTGTCCAGAGTCTCAACGACGCGACCGTGAACGTCACCGTCGAAGCCGCCGCCCAGCCCACACACACGACGACTGCGACCACGACCGCGACTACCGCCGCGCCCGAACCCGGCGACGGGCGCGACGACTCGCTGCTGGCGAGTCTGTTCTCGCTGTGGGGTGGCCTCGGCGCGCTGATTTACCTACTGGCGCTGGCGCTCGGCGCGTACGGCACGTGGCTGTCCATCCGCGGTAACGACCCGCCGGTCGCCGGAACGACGATTCACGCGCTCGCCGCAGTCGGCGTGCTCACGTGGGCCGTCGCCGGCTTCCTCGGTGACGGCGCGCTGCTTACGTTCGCTGCCGGCGGCGCCGTCGCGTGGGGCGCCGCGACTGGGGTTGTGCTCGCGCTCGCTACAAGATGAGTTAGAGGACGCGTAGCGCGCTCGTCCCTCTCAGAGGTTCGTCTCGATGTCCACGATAGTCTTGGCCGTCTCGAAGATGCCGTCCGCGGCCAAGAACTCCTCCACGGAGTCGAAGTCCGCGGGCTCGGTCGGAATCTGGAGTTCCAACTCCTCGTCGTCGAGGCCGCCCGTGATTCGAGCCAGCGACTGCGTTCCGCCCGCCTGCACGTGAATCACCGCGTTCACCACCTCGTCCTCGACCTGTACGTGTTGAATCTCCAGCGGACCGTCCTGCCCCCCATCCGCGTAGTGCAGTACCGCCGGGACGGCGTCCATCTGGACCAATTTCGTGCCGAGTGTCGCCATACTGGCACACGCGCCGTACGGCCGGAAAAACCGCGCGACTCGCAAGTGCGTCCCTTCGGCTGTGGCGGTCTCCCTGGTCAAGCTCTCGTGTCGTTCGCCGGCAAAATGATGGGCGCTACAGGTGTCTCGCGGCAGGGTACCTTTCACCCCGACGGTTCTATCACTCGTAATCAGTTCTTGTTCGTCGGTCGTGTCGCTGAGTGTATCGATTGTCGTGGTGTCTATCGATTGATTTTGCACCAGCGGCGTTAGGCACGGCGGCGCTTCGAAGCGCGGTCGTGCGTGGCTGGACGGCGGCCTCTCGACCGACATTCTCGAGGACACCGACGATGACTGATTGGTTCTGATGCTTGCTCCCTGCGAACGGAAACGAACTTGGCCCGTAGGTCTGCACGTCCTCGAACCCGAACTGCGGGAAGTATCTGCTGACCGAGATTTTCGAATACAATCGGACAGAGCAGCCACCGAGCTAACTCTCTAAATGCGCGAGCGCGGTGTTCTCGGGGTCGACTTGCTCGATGAATCGAAGGATACGCTGAACGGCTTTCGGATTCTCCTCGATGTGGTAGAAGTAGTGGACCATGCCCTGGACCGCGCGGTCCTGCTGGTGGTAGTCCCACGACGCAATCTCCTGTTCGAGGTCCTCGTCCGTGATTACGGTGACGCCAGCGTCCTCGAGTACGTCGGTGGCGTTATCCGAGACTGACCGGCAGAGGGCGATGACCATCGCCGTGGTGTCCTCGGCCAGCTTCATCATCTCACCGAGCTCCCCTCGCACGTTCCCCATCGTGATGTCGCGGTCTTTCGCTTCGACGGAGAGCATCAGGTCCGGGCCGACGTAGCCATCGATGTCCCCGTACCGATTCTGCCGCGAGGACCCCGTGCGCACCTTGCT
It encodes:
- a CDS encoding right-handed parallel beta-helix repeat-containing protein, with protein sequence MTPRTLLVAALVVLAAATAGVAAGAAGPATAAETGPTYVDGDVTENTTWTAENGPYYVGRDLTVAGDATLTVEPGTRVNVGEEVTITVRGSLVAAGTGLDPIQFTTADPSSGPGTWQTIEYAGDGDSTLRLEHTILEHATTAVTATSSAGSIRVADSTVREHVRDGLAVTAREGAPSIRITDSRFADVGRAGVTAAVPETVPYVDAVRDLRVSGTTFANTGTNGVRVRARAISDVKLTDVTVAGVSGTGVAFETESTDARPKATNDHTVEDVTLRRVAVENVGGNGVVFQGGALEDVLVSESEVRAASGSGVRVHGATDADRVRFARNTVVDSRDGLRVSLRRTSGSIQHVSLAVQHNEFSRNDQYGIDASAEYVFVDAFDVRNNTLSGNGAGGARFGTQQVDNTVFADNVVRENDGPGVAVSAVRVRGVTVLRNRLVDNAGDGLSVDAHDLLGGVTVGFNDALDNGEFGVDVAGQRAGTTTVVHNNTIAANANGVRVAGPTPTRLANNSVVLNTADRERADGGRDAAAATGVVVENAPNVELGHNDIYGHIVGLRSALDTGEVVVAEHNYWGAPSGPYHETLNPGGAGDAVVTDGGKADPVPFASEPFGPRYERPTAALVANETTVRVGDPVELAGRQSTDDGDIEVYEFTVAGERHVGSSPTYVTRFDEPGTYAVSLAVEDELGVQSLNDATVNVTVEAAAQPTHTTTATTTATTAAPEPGDGRDDSLLASLFSLWGGLGALIYLLALALGAYGTWLSIRGNDPPVAGTTIHALAAVGVLTWAVAGFLGDGALLTFAAGGAVAWGAATGVVLALATR